A region of Pyxidicoccus parkwaysis DNA encodes the following proteins:
- a CDS encoding carboxypeptidase-like regulatory domain-containing protein, with protein MTRRGAALVLLALLAGAGCALLEEEPDPSQLVCSSDAECGVNEICFPDGCGDPGRDIVVEVVPNPPARSHAQDFRVDNLRPEQNLRLAEPAEVAGRVVRATTLPSEDGGVVMRNYNEVLHLRAAGESLLLPGVTRQYDATLVPTNGAWTLPVGTGLYTVTLSPDDLEVPPVRGQSHVEPGASAPLDLVLPAANTLARLSGRVERQGGVLVDAPLEIQALDSDLTALSQRVPVTRGTGDFTVVIPGEAAQRSAVLLRVTASGEAPWVPQKTFTVDPRAPLTAPLALGDYGTPVRVTGRVVGLNGRPIPGATVSLQGEVGGGGTFHGPLATTGTEGRFAADTLPSAPGGTLSLVVVPPPGSTSGLTVLPVEVPRTGVALPDVLCPDRRVLRGTLLLPDNLTAAPGVRVLAEPIGQVPGWPRPPAGGEALGTTDDTGTFRLRLDPAVYRVDFVPTENLPRVSRTVTVLPGDDVTEQVLATFPLQKGRTVSGRVTELAADAGTRKGAAYASIRFYRVVTVEGQPSSVLLSQAVSDQEGRYTALIPVR; from the coding sequence GTGACACGCCGGGGCGCGGCGCTCGTGCTGCTGGCGCTGCTCGCGGGTGCCGGCTGCGCGCTGCTGGAGGAGGAGCCGGACCCCAGCCAGCTCGTGTGCAGCTCGGATGCCGAGTGCGGGGTGAATGAAATCTGCTTCCCCGACGGGTGTGGAGACCCGGGCCGCGACATCGTCGTGGAGGTGGTGCCCAACCCGCCGGCGCGCAGCCACGCCCAGGACTTCCGCGTGGACAACCTGCGGCCGGAGCAGAACCTGAGGCTGGCCGAGCCCGCGGAAGTGGCGGGCCGGGTGGTGCGAGCCACCACGCTGCCCTCGGAGGACGGGGGCGTCGTCATGCGCAACTACAACGAGGTCCTCCACCTGCGCGCCGCGGGCGAGAGCCTCCTGTTGCCCGGCGTCACGCGGCAGTACGACGCCACGCTGGTGCCCACCAACGGCGCGTGGACACTGCCGGTGGGCACGGGGCTGTACACCGTGACGCTGTCCCCGGACGACCTGGAGGTGCCTCCCGTCCGCGGCCAGAGCCACGTGGAGCCCGGTGCCTCGGCACCGCTGGACCTGGTGCTGCCCGCCGCGAACACGCTGGCACGGCTGAGTGGCCGCGTGGAGCGCCAGGGCGGCGTGCTGGTGGACGCGCCGCTCGAAATCCAGGCGCTGGACTCGGACCTGACGGCGCTGTCCCAGCGCGTGCCGGTGACTCGGGGCACGGGGGACTTCACCGTCGTCATTCCCGGCGAAGCGGCGCAGCGCTCCGCCGTGCTGCTGCGGGTGACGGCCAGCGGCGAGGCCCCGTGGGTGCCGCAGAAGACCTTCACCGTGGACCCGCGCGCGCCGCTCACCGCGCCGCTGGCGCTGGGCGACTACGGCACGCCGGTGCGCGTGACGGGCCGTGTGGTGGGTTTGAATGGACGGCCGATTCCCGGCGCCACCGTGTCGCTCCAGGGCGAGGTGGGCGGAGGCGGAACGTTCCATGGCCCGCTGGCCACCACCGGCACGGAGGGGCGCTTCGCGGCGGACACGCTGCCGTCCGCGCCGGGCGGGACGCTGTCGCTGGTGGTGGTGCCGCCGCCGGGCAGCACGTCGGGCCTCACGGTGCTGCCGGTGGAGGTGCCGCGCACCGGCGTCGCGCTGCCGGACGTGCTCTGCCCGGACCGCCGCGTCCTGAGGGGCACGCTGCTGCTGCCGGACAACCTCACCGCCGCGCCGGGCGTGCGCGTGCTGGCCGAGCCCATCGGCCAGGTGCCGGGCTGGCCCCGCCCGCCCGCGGGCGGCGAGGCGCTGGGCACCACGGACGACACCGGCACCTTCCGGCTGCGGTTGGACCCGGCCGTGTACCGCGTGGACTTCGTGCCCACGGAGAACCTTCCGCGCGTCAGCCGCACCGTCACCGTGCTGCCCGGCGACGACGTCACGGAGCAGGTGCTGGCCACCTTCCCGCTGCAGAAGGGGCGCACCGTCAGCGGCCGGGTGACGGAGCTCGCCGCGGACGCGGGGACCCGGAAGGGCGCGGCCTATGCCTCCATCCGCTTCTACCGGGTGGTGACGGTGGAGGGGCAGCCCTCTTCGGTGCTGCTGTCGCAGGCGGTGTCGGACCAGGAGGGCCGCTACACCGCACTGATTCCGGTGCGGTGA
- a CDS encoding serine/threonine-protein kinase codes for MTLVGRHIGRYRILEQLGSGGMSVVYKGLDTALDREVAVKVLHPHLAGKDESRKRLAREARAVAKLHHPNILEVFDFSSAEAQDAFIVTEYIRGQTLKSFLDEGPMDPPELAAMVIHELAAALAHAHEAGVIHRDLKPENVMVREDGVLKLMDFGIAKLLDIEERMTVTGTLVGSPAHMAPEIIEGLEAGPEADVFSVGIMFYAAMTGRLPFSAANTTATLKRILDGDYEDPRRRVPTLSDELAEICATCLQREPTRRYPDAAKLRDALADYLAGLGFARVGEELVSFFADPASYRKLARQRIVASLLERSERLLAEKRTPRALASLNQVLALDATNARALAMLKGLQRAQRIKTWRRRGVRAGIGLATLGLLGLGGWKMHQANAGHDTTGPGTTGAPGTGTTTGGTSALVQPGVSGQGPSTQQGTVGSGTGGAQQGAGSNGSAQGTATDEVAQPGTSGVTAGGSSQPGTSGTGSTVTPRPPAMAQPPATPNDAPGSTTPPRTGHTAPPGGLTSRDESSPVSGGTSRASATRPGVAERAAADEAARKALVRKVPMSILVRPYGTIRVDDGPPSALSLAQHDLEVTPGRHTVTISCDYCEDVKDTIEVSATEPEKNRFPLRAQPKPTPLSLEFEPADALVRVGDEQRTAAESLQKPFIVRSPRGPAGYQLTVGVEISRPGYVTERRVVHLRPGVPFTLKGSLRPE; via the coding sequence ATGACGCTCGTCGGCCGCCATATCGGTCGCTATCGCATCCTCGAGCAGCTCGGCTCGGGGGGCATGAGCGTCGTGTACAAGGGGCTCGACACGGCCCTGGACCGCGAGGTCGCGGTGAAGGTGCTGCACCCGCACCTGGCCGGCAAGGACGAGTCACGCAAGCGGCTCGCGCGCGAGGCCCGCGCGGTGGCCAAGTTGCACCACCCCAACATCCTCGAGGTGTTCGACTTCTCCTCCGCGGAAGCGCAGGACGCGTTCATCGTCACCGAGTACATCCGCGGCCAGACGCTGAAGTCGTTCCTGGATGAAGGCCCCATGGACCCGCCGGAGTTGGCGGCCATGGTCATCCACGAATTGGCGGCGGCGCTCGCGCATGCGCACGAGGCCGGCGTCATCCACCGCGACCTCAAGCCGGAGAACGTCATGGTGCGCGAGGACGGCGTCCTCAAGCTCATGGACTTCGGCATCGCGAAGCTGCTCGACATCGAGGAGCGGATGACGGTGACGGGCACGCTGGTGGGCTCGCCGGCCCACATGGCGCCCGAAATCATCGAGGGCCTGGAGGCCGGCCCCGAGGCGGACGTCTTCAGCGTGGGCATCATGTTCTACGCGGCGATGACGGGCCGCCTGCCCTTCAGCGCGGCGAACACGACGGCCACGCTCAAGCGCATCCTCGACGGTGACTACGAGGACCCTCGCCGCCGCGTGCCCACGCTGTCCGACGAACTGGCGGAGATCTGCGCCACGTGTCTCCAGCGCGAGCCGACGCGGCGCTACCCGGACGCGGCGAAGCTGCGGGACGCGCTCGCGGACTACCTCGCCGGGCTGGGCTTCGCGCGCGTGGGCGAGGAGCTGGTGTCCTTCTTCGCGGACCCGGCCTCGTACCGGAAGCTGGCGCGGCAGCGCATCGTGGCGTCGCTGCTGGAGCGCAGTGAGCGGCTGCTCGCGGAGAAGCGCACGCCGCGCGCGCTGGCGAGCCTCAACCAGGTGCTCGCGCTGGACGCGACGAATGCGCGCGCGCTCGCGATGCTCAAGGGCCTGCAACGCGCCCAGCGCATCAAGACGTGGCGCCGCCGGGGCGTGCGCGCGGGCATCGGCCTGGCCACCCTGGGCCTGCTCGGGCTGGGTGGCTGGAAGATGCATCAAGCCAACGCCGGACATGACACGACGGGGCCGGGCACGACGGGCGCGCCAGGTACCGGCACGACGACGGGCGGGACCAGCGCGCTCGTGCAGCCGGGCGTCTCCGGGCAGGGGCCGTCCACGCAGCAGGGCACCGTGGGAAGTGGCACCGGCGGCGCGCAGCAGGGCGCTGGGAGCAACGGGTCCGCGCAGGGCACGGCGACGGACGAGGTTGCGCAGCCGGGCACCTCTGGCGTGACCGCGGGTGGAAGCTCGCAGCCGGGCACCTCGGGCACCGGCTCCACCGTGACGCCGCGCCCGCCCGCCATGGCGCAGCCGCCGGCCACCCCGAACGACGCGCCTGGCTCCACCACCCCGCCGCGCACCGGCCATACGGCGCCTCCGGGTGGCCTCACCTCGCGCGACGAGTCCTCGCCCGTCTCGGGCGGCACGTCGCGCGCCAGCGCCACGCGGCCCGGTGTCGCGGAGCGCGCCGCCGCCGACGAAGCGGCTCGCAAGGCGTTGGTGCGCAAGGTGCCCATGTCCATCCTCGTGCGGCCCTACGGCACCATTCGCGTCGACGACGGCCCTCCGAGCGCCCTGTCGCTGGCGCAGCACGACCTGGAGGTGACACCGGGCCGCCACACCGTCACCATCTCCTGCGACTACTGCGAGGACGTGAAGGACACCATCGAAGTAAGCGCGACCGAGCCCGAAAAGAACCGCTTCCCCCTGCGTGCCCAGCCCAAGCCCACGCCGCTCTCCCTCGAGTTCGAGCCCGCTGACGCCCTCGTGCGCGTGGGCGACGAGCAGCGCACCGCGGCGGAGAGCCTCCAGAAGCCGTTCATCGTCCGCTCGCCGCGCGGCCCCGCCGGCTACCAGCTCACCGTCGGTGTGGAGATCTCCCGCCCCGGCTACGTGACGGAGCGCCGCGTCGTGCACCTGCGGCCCGGCGTGCCCTTCACCCTGAAAGGGAGCCTCCGCCCCGAATGA
- a CDS encoding tetratricopeptide repeat protein: MSRGRFLLLLWMLALAAPAAFAQDSGDPEVDALRASFEYGKYAEVLDRAGARIDRGGLNEDELVELHKLAGLAAFNLGRTEDATRHLRALLRLDPDYGLDPFVVPPPAVAFLDALKEEMSSELEFLRQERRLRQEREKTEAERRERERVEAEVQRRRAEELTSQVTVRTVEKRNFLVNFVPFGAGQFQQGRNSLGIVFAATEGALAVTSIISFFAYESLFEEQVIDLDNVLDPDGKASIRVRYIPTSRSRQRDTWQLLKLSSAAGFYTIYALGVVDALYHHEDQVIRTTVEPREAPPSGPRSPTSPPRVEAPAPPPRLSLYSTSGGLGAGLTLFF, translated from the coding sequence ATGAGCCGCGGACGCTTCCTGCTCCTGCTGTGGATGCTGGCCCTGGCGGCTCCGGCCGCCTTCGCCCAGGACTCCGGAGACCCGGAGGTGGACGCCCTGCGCGCCAGCTTCGAGTACGGCAAGTACGCCGAGGTGCTGGACCGCGCCGGCGCCCGCATCGACCGGGGCGGCCTCAACGAGGACGAGCTCGTGGAGCTCCACAAGCTGGCGGGCCTCGCGGCCTTCAACCTCGGCCGCACCGAGGACGCCACGCGCCACCTGCGCGCCCTGCTCCGCCTGGACCCGGACTACGGCCTGGACCCGTTCGTCGTCCCGCCTCCCGCCGTGGCGTTCCTGGACGCGCTCAAGGAGGAGATGTCCAGCGAGCTGGAGTTCCTCCGCCAGGAGCGGCGCCTGCGCCAGGAGCGCGAGAAGACCGAGGCCGAGCGCCGCGAGCGCGAGCGCGTGGAGGCCGAGGTGCAGCGCCGCCGCGCCGAGGAACTGACCAGCCAGGTCACCGTGCGCACCGTCGAGAAGCGCAACTTCCTGGTCAACTTCGTCCCCTTCGGCGCGGGCCAGTTCCAGCAGGGCCGCAACAGCCTCGGCATCGTCTTCGCCGCCACCGAGGGCGCGCTCGCGGTGACGAGCATCATCTCCTTCTTCGCGTACGAGTCGCTCTTCGAGGAGCAGGTCATCGACCTCGACAACGTGCTCGACCCGGACGGCAAGGCCTCCATCCGAGTGCGCTACATCCCCACCAGCCGCAGCCGCCAGCGCGACACGTGGCAGTTGCTCAAGCTGTCGTCGGCCGCGGGCTTCTACACCATCTACGCGCTGGGCGTGGTGGACGCGCTGTACCACCACGAGGACCAGGTCATCCGCACCACGGTGGAGCCCCGCGAAGCCCCGCCGTCCGGACCGCGAAGCCCCACCTCGCCGCCCCGCGTGGAAGCGCCCGCGCCGCCGCCCCGCTTGAGTCTCTACTCCACCTCCGGCGGACTCGGCGCCGGCCTCACCCTCTTCTTCTGA
- a CDS encoding outer membrane beta-barrel protein translates to MLRRLLPSLTLLLAAPAFAQDPEPESSEEEVSTSLNGVGRISIQAGYRYTSNETFYKRWYGQVAFPQDPQLPRAREASGGPLAVGSFAYAITDLVELGIDLFATGGRLYINTPDGEQHLDTLTYGAAVGLRFQTVLPEVGPYGLVPFAGILTGPSLVSSKRQGQTLQESTTQMWLGSLGATLRLSPRWGVTAEYRLAFIRGPVAPFDAEKDKPSSFSNGGSWMSVGVTYSFPPEPSRPLPGSL, encoded by the coding sequence ATGCTTCGCCGCCTCCTTCCGTCGCTCACCCTGCTCCTCGCCGCTCCCGCCTTCGCCCAGGACCCCGAGCCCGAGTCTTCCGAGGAAGAAGTCTCCACGTCGCTCAACGGAGTGGGGCGCATCTCCATCCAGGCCGGCTACCGCTACACGTCCAACGAGACGTTCTACAAACGGTGGTACGGCCAGGTGGCCTTTCCCCAGGACCCGCAGCTGCCCCGGGCCCGCGAGGCCTCGGGTGGGCCGCTCGCGGTGGGCTCCTTCGCTTACGCCATCACCGACCTGGTGGAGCTGGGCATCGACCTGTTCGCCACGGGCGGGCGGCTCTACATCAACACGCCCGACGGCGAGCAGCACCTCGACACCCTGACCTACGGCGCCGCCGTGGGCCTGCGCTTCCAGACGGTGCTGCCCGAGGTAGGGCCGTACGGGCTCGTGCCCTTCGCGGGCATCCTCACCGGCCCCTCGCTCGTCTCCTCGAAGCGCCAGGGGCAGACCCTCCAGGAGAGCACCACCCAGATGTGGCTGGGCTCCCTGGGCGCCACGCTGCGCCTGTCGCCGCGCTGGGGCGTCACGGCCGAGTACCGGCTGGCCTTCATCCGGGGGCCCGTGGCGCCTTTTGACGCCGAGAAGGACAAGCCGAGCAGCTTCAGCAACGGCGGCAGCTGGATGTCGGTGGGGGTGACGTACAGCTTTCCGCCCGAGCCGTCGCGGCCCCTGCCAGGAAGTCTGTAG
- a CDS encoding serine hydrolase domain-containing protein — MFQLRRPLVASVLCFLFLAPHRGAHALDAGTPVRDAGVPLPAIAPPSLEARVQAISEAFEERRRKHGVPGAALVIVAQGRVVLMRGFGARDVERELPVTADTRFLIGSVTKSFTSALAGLSVEEQRLDLDEPLRRYLPDFQWKDAELRRALTLRDLLCHRSGLDRAGDKAMGFGVLTRAELLQLLARAEPGAPLRASFGYSNLGYVVVGEALAAAYGAPYEQLVEQKLLQPLGMSASGFGRPAQESSAEPSRGYERRGGDPTRVAPYVAGRHDTLLEDSAAGALFSTARDMARWLRMLTERGTLDGQRLLQASTVEELWREHLKTGWGNGNPGYALGWFTRQWRGQPLVEHGGNVGGFETSVELIPSQGVGFVMLTNVTASPLRREARELVFSRLLDLPEPPPAPAASPSPEPVPASSPVPLTVDALMNRMIRAQGGRGRLSSLGGYEVRSRVRYPQQALESELVLTSGNGHGYHQVETYSALGKPLGREEFWLSGDEAWFGKAAVGEPVVARALSKELALENRRALALDGDLRWKTEWARVELTGMSEVDGEPCYVLRRSAPDSDPVEDLVSTRRFVVLLRRQGEASEKYSDFRKVGGLLLPFRTEVHQPGGMSSVREVTSWKLGVRTRDLDFRPPQN; from the coding sequence ATGTTCCAGCTTCGTCGCCCCCTCGTTGCGAGCGTCCTCTGCTTCCTCTTCCTGGCCCCCCATCGCGGCGCGCATGCGCTGGATGCCGGTACGCCCGTTCGTGACGCCGGGGTGCCCCTGCCCGCCATCGCGCCGCCGTCGCTCGAGGCCCGTGTCCAGGCCATCTCCGAGGCCTTCGAGGAACGGCGACGCAAGCATGGTGTTCCCGGCGCCGCCCTCGTCATCGTCGCGCAGGGGAGGGTGGTGCTGATGCGGGGCTTCGGGGCTCGAGACGTGGAGCGCGAGCTGCCTGTCACCGCCGATACCCGCTTCCTCATCGGCAGCGTGACGAAGTCCTTCACCTCCGCGCTGGCGGGCCTGTCGGTGGAGGAGCAGCGCCTCGACCTGGACGAGCCGCTGCGGCGGTACCTGCCCGACTTCCAATGGAAGGATGCGGAGCTCCGCCGCGCGCTGACACTACGAGACCTGCTCTGCCACCGCAGCGGCCTGGACCGGGCGGGAGACAAGGCCATGGGCTTTGGCGTCCTCACCCGCGCCGAGCTCCTCCAGTTGCTCGCCCGCGCCGAGCCGGGTGCGCCCCTCCGGGCGAGCTTCGGCTACAGCAACCTGGGCTACGTGGTGGTCGGCGAGGCGCTGGCCGCGGCATACGGAGCCCCCTACGAGCAGCTCGTCGAGCAGAAGCTCCTCCAGCCGCTGGGCATGAGCGCGTCGGGCTTCGGACGCCCTGCCCAGGAGTCATCCGCGGAGCCCTCCCGGGGCTATGAGCGGCGCGGAGGAGACCCCACGCGCGTCGCCCCCTACGTGGCGGGCCGCCATGACACGCTGCTCGAGGACTCCGCGGCCGGAGCCCTCTTCAGCACGGCGCGGGACATGGCCCGCTGGCTGCGGATGCTCACGGAGCGGGGGACGCTCGACGGGCAGCGACTGCTCCAGGCCTCCACCGTCGAAGAGCTCTGGCGCGAGCACCTCAAGACGGGCTGGGGAAATGGCAACCCGGGCTATGCGCTGGGGTGGTTCACCCGTCAGTGGCGCGGGCAGCCGCTGGTGGAACACGGCGGAAATGTCGGCGGCTTCGAGACGTCGGTCGAGCTCATCCCCTCCCAGGGCGTGGGCTTCGTGATGCTCACCAACGTCACCGCCTCACCGCTGCGCAGGGAGGCCCGGGAGCTCGTCTTCTCGCGGCTGTTGGACCTCCCCGAGCCACCGCCCGCGCCGGCCGCGTCGCCCTCTCCGGAGCCCGTTCCCGCCTCCAGCCCGGTCCCTCTCACCGTGGACGCGCTGATGAACCGGATGATCCGCGCGCAGGGAGGCAGGGGACGTCTGTCGTCGCTCGGCGGTTACGAGGTGCGCTCGCGGGTCCGGTATCCCCAGCAGGCCCTCGAGAGCGAGCTGGTGCTGACCTCCGGGAACGGCCACGGCTACCACCAGGTGGAGACGTACTCCGCGCTGGGCAAGCCGCTGGGCCGCGAGGAGTTCTGGCTCAGCGGTGACGAGGCGTGGTTCGGCAAGGCCGCCGTGGGCGAGCCCGTGGTGGCCAGGGCGCTGTCGAAGGAGCTCGCACTGGAGAACCGGCGCGCGCTCGCGCTCGATGGCGACCTGCGCTGGAAGACGGAGTGGGCGAGGGTGGAGCTCACCGGCATGTCCGAAGTGGACGGAGAGCCGTGCTACGTGCTGCGCCGGAGCGCCCCGGACAGCGACCCGGTGGAGGACCTCGTCTCCACGCGCCGCTTCGTGGTGCTGCTGCGCCGCCAGGGCGAGGCGAGCGAGAAGTACTCGGACTTCCGCAAGGTGGGCGGCCTCCTGCTTCCCTTCCGCACAGAGGTCCACCAACCGGGAGGCATGAGCTCGGTGCGGGAGGTGACGTCCTGGAAGCTCGGTGTGCGGACGCGCGACCTCGACTTCCGACCTCCGCAAAATTGA
- a CDS encoding sigma 54-interacting transcriptional regulator — MASLTVRSPDGKVRSVSLLKRITSIGRGPDNDVQLEDPGVPDSALHVTFDGSRYEVGSLGATFQVNGKKRDAHALSTGDVVRVGATELTFAREDAPRAPPPPPPARPREEARTGNPDSHTSELPGIPGRELVMLRRLTAFSERLLGLYDVDRILESLMDEAIEVTRADKGFLILMESGEPRVKVARNVARENIEDAVEKLSDSIIAMVVKDQKPLIVADAVDAPEFKASESVVNLRVHSVMCVPLMHKGDLFGVIYVGNDRLVNRFEPKSADMLTIFAAQASLVLQNAMLVNDLKLDNTELRRKLEDQRYGDIVGACQGMRDVYKRIDKIAPTDISVLITGETGTGKELIAREIHRRSPRVKGPFITINCGAIPESLLESELFGHVKGAFTGAVATKAGKFQAAIGGTLFLDEIGEMPLQLQVKLLRALQEKIVYKVGDNRGEPVDIRVVAATNKVLEDEVKKNTFREDLYYRLNVVTLKLPPLRERGEDVVVLGKFFLQKYAREFNSKARGFTPSAAVSMRKYGWPGNIRELENRLKKAVVLADKPLLGPDDLDLKPENLEPIMPLLQAKEEFQKRYINEVLARNNGNRTKTAKDLGVDPRTIFRHLEKLEAEKSGRPLPPEEGEELL, encoded by the coding sequence ATGGCCAGCCTCACCGTCCGCTCTCCTGATGGAAAGGTCCGCTCCGTCTCCCTGCTCAAGCGCATCACCAGCATCGGCCGGGGCCCGGACAACGACGTGCAGCTCGAGGACCCGGGCGTGCCCGACAGCGCCCTGCACGTGACGTTCGACGGCAGCCGTTACGAAGTCGGCAGCCTCGGCGCGACATTCCAGGTCAACGGCAAGAAGCGCGACGCGCACGCCCTGTCCACCGGCGACGTGGTCCGCGTGGGCGCCACCGAGCTGACCTTCGCCCGCGAGGACGCGCCCCGCGCGCCGCCTCCGCCGCCCCCCGCCCGCCCGCGCGAGGAGGCCCGCACCGGCAACCCGGACTCGCACACCTCGGAGCTGCCCGGCATCCCCGGCCGCGAGCTGGTCATGCTGCGCCGCCTCACCGCCTTCAGCGAGCGGCTGCTCGGGCTCTACGACGTGGACCGCATCCTGGAGAGCCTCATGGACGAGGCCATCGAGGTGACGCGCGCCGACAAGGGCTTCCTCATCCTCATGGAGAGCGGCGAGCCCCGCGTGAAGGTGGCACGCAACGTGGCCCGGGAGAACATCGAGGACGCGGTGGAGAAGCTGTCGGACTCCATCATCGCCATGGTGGTGAAGGACCAGAAGCCGCTCATCGTCGCGGACGCGGTGGACGCTCCCGAGTTCAAGGCCAGCGAGTCCGTGGTCAACCTGCGCGTGCACTCCGTCATGTGCGTGCCGCTGATGCACAAGGGCGACCTCTTCGGCGTCATCTACGTGGGCAACGACAGGCTCGTGAATCGCTTCGAGCCGAAGAGCGCGGACATGCTCACCATCTTCGCGGCGCAGGCGTCGCTGGTGCTGCAGAACGCGATGCTGGTGAACGACCTCAAGCTGGACAACACCGAGCTGCGCCGGAAGCTGGAGGACCAGCGCTACGGCGACATCGTCGGCGCGTGTCAGGGCATGCGCGACGTGTACAAGCGCATCGACAAGATTGCGCCCACGGACATCTCCGTGCTGATTACCGGCGAGACGGGCACCGGCAAGGAGCTCATCGCCCGCGAAATCCACCGCCGCTCGCCGCGCGTCAAGGGCCCCTTCATCACCATCAACTGCGGCGCCATTCCGGAGAGCCTGCTGGAGAGCGAGCTGTTCGGCCACGTGAAGGGCGCCTTCACCGGCGCGGTGGCCACCAAGGCGGGCAAGTTCCAGGCGGCCATCGGCGGCACCCTCTTCCTGGACGAGATTGGCGAGATGCCCCTCCAGCTCCAGGTGAAGCTGTTGCGCGCGCTCCAGGAGAAGATTGTCTACAAGGTCGGCGACAACCGCGGCGAGCCGGTGGACATCCGCGTGGTGGCCGCCACCAACAAGGTCCTCGAGGACGAGGTGAAGAAGAACACCTTCCGCGAGGACCTCTACTACCGGCTCAACGTCGTCACGCTGAAGCTGCCGCCCCTGCGCGAGCGCGGCGAGGACGTGGTGGTGCTGGGCAAGTTCTTCCTCCAGAAGTACGCGCGCGAGTTCAACTCCAAGGCCCGGGGCTTCACCCCGTCCGCCGCGGTGTCCATGCGCAAGTACGGCTGGCCCGGCAACATCCGCGAGCTGGAGAACCGTCTGAAGAAGGCGGTGGTGCTCGCGGACAAGCCGCTGCTCGGGCCAGACGATTTGGACCTCAAGCCGGAGAACCTGGAGCCCATCATGCCGCTGCTCCAGGCCAAGGAAGAGTTCCAGAAGCGTTACATCAACGAAGTGCTGGCGCGGAACAACGGCAACCGCACCAAGACAGCCAAGGACCTGGGCGTGGACCCGCGCACCATCTTCCGCCACCTGGAGAAGCTGGAGGCGGAGAAGTCGGGCCGGCCCCTTCCGCCCGAGGAGGGCGAGGAGCTGCTCTAG
- a CDS encoding tetratricopeptide repeat protein has product MRESAEVVSAPRKMSMPEQPKTDVEKELADLRREIVEARNLVIKSDNLLKNLHAEVKAVGKRHEDFQKRQWISSAAAYVLFAVIAVGAALMITGARSSSANSERERLEKMVADLSTQLEKQRTDLASHQTAQRAAGEVYKMMTTLPGDERLKGIDALVKLDTSRLSTLERQALNDRAAMLRRETGDAAFERGKIAFRKNEMSSVISEMERFLAMNPPQEQALDASFFLGTAYNNTKQHDKAVPMLARFVEGDKSSKTRDYAMLLLAQSYQEVGQMEKALETARDAAGAYPNSQYQPQFRGRIATVKRAMGGPEAAPAAPAAVPAAAPQAASPAGQ; this is encoded by the coding sequence ATGCGTGAGTCGGCCGAAGTCGTTTCCGCGCCCAGGAAGATGTCCATGCCAGAGCAGCCGAAGACCGATGTGGAGAAGGAGCTGGCGGACCTCCGCCGCGAAATCGTCGAGGCCCGAAACCTCGTCATCAAGAGCGACAACCTGCTGAAGAACCTCCACGCGGAGGTGAAGGCGGTGGGCAAGCGCCACGAGGACTTCCAGAAGCGCCAGTGGATTTCGTCCGCGGCGGCGTACGTCCTCTTCGCCGTCATCGCCGTGGGCGCCGCGCTGATGATTACCGGCGCGCGCAGCTCCAGCGCCAACAGCGAGCGCGAGCGGCTGGAGAAGATGGTCGCCGACCTGTCCACGCAGCTCGAGAAGCAGCGCACGGACCTGGCCTCGCACCAGACGGCCCAGCGCGCCGCGGGCGAGGTCTACAAGATGATGACCACGCTCCCCGGCGACGAGCGCCTCAAGGGCATCGACGCGCTGGTGAAGCTGGACACCTCGCGCCTGTCCACGCTGGAGCGCCAGGCCCTCAATGACCGCGCCGCCATGCTGCGCCGCGAGACGGGCGACGCCGCCTTCGAGCGCGGGAAGATTGCCTTCCGCAAGAACGAGATGTCCTCCGTCATCTCGGAGATGGAGCGCTTCCTGGCCATGAACCCGCCGCAGGAGCAGGCGCTGGACGCGTCCTTCTTCCTCGGCACGGCGTACAACAACACCAAGCAGCACGACAAGGCGGTGCCCATGCTGGCCCGCTTCGTCGAGGGCGACAAGTCGTCCAAGACGCGCGACTACGCCATGCTGCTGCTGGCCCAGTCGTACCAGGAGGTCGGTCAGATGGAGAAGGCGCTGGAGACCGCGCGTGACGCCGCCGGCGCCTACCCCAACAGCCAGTACCAGCCGCAGTTCCGCGGCCGCATCGCCACCGTGAAGCGCGCCATGGGTGGCCCCGAGGCCGCTCCGGCCGCCCCCGCGGCGGTGCCAGCCGCCGCGCCGCAGGCGGCCTCGCCCGCCGGCCAGTAG